CAAAACCGCTCACCCACACGAAATTGATTAAATATCAAGAACGAGTGAACGATTACCATAGCTTTAAGCCTGCCCACAATATAGAACCGCCTTATTACTCGCATAACGCTGATCCAAGTCCACTTGCTGATTTTAAGCTGAACACGAATATTTATTTGCCACCATACGATACTCCGGCACTGTCAGCGGATCATACAGACACAGCGGCAGATGATTTGTTAAGACCCAAAGAAACTATCACTTTGCCCATTAAAGAGGCAGCAGACTTCCATGCCCCATTTCAGTCTCATGCCTTTAATAATGTAGATTTTAAGCCCTTCATTGGCGACATGTACCTACCTGTTGGGGAAGACAGTTCCATTACACATGAAGCAGCTGAGACTTACACGGGCATCGATAGCTATTCTGCAAGTCATGTGCAAGGTCTAGATTATCTCAGCAATTCACCCTATCGACGCTGGAGTTCgtttatttaattagttttaattataaCTGTGTAAATGTACTTTTATATATAGACCACACTAACTTAAGTGTGAATAAGTGTTAAAtgtatgttaatttatttatagaggtatgtatgtatctttcaGGCATACGTAAAtagatttgaaattatttataatatatagtatatgtgtaagctatgtacatatctaGAAAGAGTCTTAAGTTGATTAGCTAAATAAGCGTATAAAATCGATACgcataataaaaatagtaaaaaatagtaTAACGACAACAATAAAAGCCGATAATATGTAATGTCTGTTGTATTTGGCCGCCGGCTTCGCTTGTTAACACTTAAAGGGTTTCTTTGTACTGTGGATTTCAATTACCACTTTAGTAGTTATCGATTGAAAAAAAAGTGGCCAGAGGGATTCACTTAAAAAAGTGACTTTTTAAAGGATTCTAATTAGAAAAGTTGTCTTCCAATGTTGAGTTTAGAGAAATTTCCGACCTAcattttttaaggggttacatgggtttacgagtttcaaaaaatcgatttttttattgtcttcttAAATTCTACaagaatattttcataaattttcaagttaatccgagtaatagtttcggagatacagctttaagaacttgtgcgctcgaggctagctaggctaagtgcgccgtctttaaacacgtttttctcgaaactatgtttttgaactccgttggcaagatttctcgagaactactttactgatcttcttgaaattttacacaggtctttgagatgcaattcttaataacttggacgaagggttttatttttcgattacaactatttgaaaaaaattacgcgaaattttcactgaaaccaattttcagtttcaattttttttaagattttaactaaaaaacgcatatttttcactttagatgatcctgtaaggagttatcctgccaacacgggcgtatcttttttccgaggggtcaccggaaatgaccGATCCAAGactttcagaatttctttgttaaaaatgtatgtttgtaacaataaaaaaaggttaaaaaaatatttggttttttatatgaaaaaaaagttattgaaaaaataatgtttttttgccCTAGCAAACCCATGTATCCCCTTAAGACCAAATACCCcaaactgtattttgttttttgaaaaatatgtaaagcttgcTTAGAATGTTCAAGTGTGTCTTTTTAAGGTTAGCAAGTAAAATCCCTTTGGTTGCCATATATAATTTGTTGTTCGGTGCTCTTAGTCCGGGTATAGAAATTAATTTGCTATGAGAaagatttatttgaaaaatacgcAACAGTAACCGTTACTCTGCATCCTCTTGAGAGAGCTTTTAACTCTTTCTCTGCATATTATCTTGAGAGCACTCACTTTGTATCAATACTTTCGACGTCACTCAAGAATTTCATGGGATCTTCCTCGACTTTACCTATCTCCGGTGATAAGTGATCAATAGCATCAGATTTTGAGGTGGTAATTTTCCATTTCAGTCCGTAATTGATCATCCGACACATTCGCCACTTTCGCCAGATTCTGCCCTGGAGTTCTCGAAAGCTTTAATAAATTTCTCTTTCTTGGTTGGAAAAATTTGGATTACTGCGACAAAAGGAAACGACTTTTTGGAGTGTCATATCCTTTGTCTGGGACCTTTTGGTTGACGACTTAGCGCCTTCAGCTGACCTCTGTCTTTCAGCTACCACTTCTGGCGGTTCAAGCATGAAATTGGCTAGAATTTTTGAAGAGGTAATAGCACGGCGCTTGTCCGCATACCTTGGTTTAGCTGTGTTATCTTAAAAATGTGTCATTCCCTGGCAAATGCACTACTAGCAACTTCAAATGTGGCATCTTCTATTCCTCCCTGCTTTGTAGCCATACTTTGGTTACAAGGCTTAGTTCCGGTTGCGCTGTTGTATTCCTGGAGCTCCACTTAGCAGCAACTCCAGTGCTAGTTGAGCACCCTTGAGTTTATTAGAAAACAAGTCCGTTGGACATAATCTCCGCAATGCAAGTAAGACGAAAGTAATCTTTTGATtctttttcttgtgaaaatcttttattttatttatttatttattttaatttgttcaatCCGCCTCCAAAAGAAATTTtgcgattaattttttttgcagaacaattaaaatattcattctTCTTAAACTTATTAATACCTAGTAATAAGAATCGAAGTGAATCCAAGTTATACACGCTTTTGTACATACGTGGCCAACATTCAGCGGCTTAGAAGCTTTTGAACTTGGGCATAAATTGTATAAAGAAGATCATGTAAGTGGCTATTGAGCCAAGGatctgaaaaaagaaaaaaaaaacttttttttgctttctaatTTGTTTGTTACACAAAAGAATTTTTGTATCTCGACTTACATCTCTTGCCATATCGCAATTCAGCACGAAGAAGCCAAAGCCGTCGATGATGATCTGCTGGTGTAGCATTTGCAAAGCGAAGCTTTGTAGCTAAAAAATCAAATAGTGAAGTCTCATTACTAATTTTGTTGTGATTGTACATAGATTAGCCCGCGGCGTCATAGATAGACACGAATGTgccatacatagatatatacatatgtatatgtctataaCTTAAACTTACCCGTGTTGAAATGTTGAAATCTTCAATGTCATGTCGTATTTTGTGTATATTGTGTGCCAGGAAATTTGTCTGTGCCAAAGAGAAGAGTATTAAAGTTAAAGCGCTTCATTGGTGTACTTAATATAGcaatttttcattattcatGCATGTTCATATGTAACCGAACTATTGTCAAATTAACCGCCTACCGAACGCATACAATTTCGTGACGTTATCAACAGCAAAGAGATGGACGCGGCAGATGGAATAATTAGAAGGTACTctgaaatgaaagaaataaaaaaataattttcttttcacacagacatataaaaatatacaacacATTATAAGAAAAAGTTATACAAGTCTCCGAACAATTACagcagaagcttaaaatttgatGAAGGGATAGGTTACGTGTGTATCAGTAAAGAAATTTTACTGTGGATCCTGGTCTTCACGGAAAATCTCATacaaaaaactatttaactcacttgaaatatttttggttaataaaatttgcataatgTCTCTTTGACAGGTTTGAAAATAGGTAAAATGGGGACATCGAATCCCAACCACATCCATTTCCTATAGAACAATATTTTGTCCGATGTCGATCCTTATCCTTCCTATTGCTATACGTGGTCAGAATCGAGTTTACAATAGTGCATCAATCGATCTTCCTTTTCGCTATatggcaccaattggatattccaagtgcagccaggtccttctccacctagtcttttcaacggagtggaggtcgttcttttcctctgcttcccccgaggagtgaggtctctcatccgaagctGTTTTCTTGTTtccattggtagtgtttttaaTGGGGCGGTTCTTTAAAACAACGCACATCCCTGgggagggaatgtttcgccttctcactttagctcgccttcaagcaGATGTTTTATGGCTTCCCTTAatctaagaccggaagtagtgagctgcttaaaccatatgtaaaagagCCGTTTCTGAACACTCCCAAGTgaagagaactttcctcacttgcgggaacttctatacatggctctttctttccaaaaaaaaaaattatcacagttctaaatatttacaaaaaagtttCATCCAAACATATAAAAATCCATTTATTCCAAAGTCAGACTTACCAGTAATGTTTTCTCCGTTGTAAACCATCCAATAAGACCAATAGCATTCGGATAAGATCATAACATAATCCTTAATATAGTTACATGTCATCGATCTACCCACAGCTTTTTTCAAGAGTGTAGACATTTCGTAAATATCCTGATAGCATTCCATGAAGGCCTGCAGCTCAGCGCATATTTTCCGTACGAATTGGTCGCGCTTTTGAAATTTAACGCGGACGTTGTGTTCGCTAAATAAGACCAAACGTTCAACATTCCTATTCAAGTGTTCCACCTCGATGCGCAATATTTCCATGAAGAACGTGATTTGCACGGTACGAAGATTACAAATCAGTCCACTCGGTATGAAgggtgtgaaaaattttatccGCAAATGATTTCTAACTATCTCTCGTATGTAAGCCACGTCAACTATAATCACAGTCAGAATGAAAATGCTACTTCGACAAAAGAAAATACGGTAAAGACCGAATTCGGCACGGCCGCCAGCAGAACCATGCCATTTGTAATGGAGTTGTGTGTAGACCAAGAGGAACTGTTGCATTTGACGGCGACACAATATCGTTTCGGTGAGTATTACGAAATGTGATATAATTATGCCAATCAATTTGagcaaatcattaaattttccgAAACTGTCAGTGTTGTAGAGTATCGAATCGTGATTGACGCTTGTCCACAAGTACACCAAGAAAAATACTATCAAATGCAAACAATGCCACAGCAACAGGAATCGCTGCTGGCACACGCTGACGGGCTGTGGGCGTTGGTTGACCGTGGCGAGGTCACACCGTCGTCGCAATGGCACAGCGCACTGGCCGAACAGCTGGCCCAGGCGCAGTAATAGCAAGGTGAAGGTATTCAATCGCACCGGCTGCTGAAGGCTTGTGCTGGTGGTCTTGCGCTgcttcatatttacatatgtttgccGGTATGCAACAGTGGCTTTTACCACTCGAAATCCagttgttttcttattttattggcGATCCAAAGATTTGCAATAGCCGCGCGTTAGCTTCGTACTGACAGTTGTTAGTGCCGTTGCAAGCGTGACTTTGCGATTGGTTCGACGCAATCGAAGAATGAATTCATTTCACAATTCCATTAATTTGATTGTTCGTTCCACTTGTCGCAAAGTGTGTCCGCGATGCTAATCACCTTTTTCTGACACTAACTGAGTAATTGCTAACGCCGTTGATTGTCGAAAACTTAGCGACACTGCGCTGGCGACGCCTGCTCCGGAGCAGCGGCAGTGGGTTggatttataaaatatggttTTGTGTTAAATGCTAAGAACAGGTGTTCAAGTTTATTAACATGTTTACATTACATTTACATGAGACTTTTATCGAAGGGTATAAGAGCTTAAAAAGAATTAGTTGAAAATTGTGATCAGAGGAATTTCACACTTTATCCATCttagaagcgaagcaaatgagtctggtagtgaacgagggcaagacgaaatatctcctgtcatcaaacaaacagtcgtcgcactcgtgacaTGGCTCCCATTTGACCATGTCttagaagcgaagcaaatgggtctggtagtgaacgagggtaagacaaaatatcttctgtcatcaaacaaacagtcgtcgcactcgcgacttggctcccatgtcactgttgacagtcataacttcgaagtcgtaaataatttcgtctatcttggaaccagcattaactcCAACAATAATGtgagcctcgaaatccaatacagaataattcttgccaataGGTTCTACctcggattgagtaggcaattgagaagtaaagtcctctctctacaaacaaagaccaaactctataagtcactcattattctccTACGGGGAATACCTGCCTGGGACaaaggcatgaacgatgacaacatctgcttagtcgacgttacgagttttcgagaggaaagttctgcggaagatttatgctcctttgcgcattagcaacggcgagtatcgcattcgatggaatgatgagctgtactacagctctgaaaatattcgacgcagtacttgtcggagaagcagaggaagaggaggacctccactctgttgaatagaccaggcggagaaggacctggctacacttggaatctccaattggcgccaaacagcaaaaaggaagaacgactggcgcgctgttgtaaactcgccTAAAACCGTGTAAGCGgggtctacgccaataaaaaagaagaagaaaaaactcTTGTAGATTTCAAAGGCaaagaaaattcatttaatCTAAAAAGTTGTTGATTGATTCGTCTTTTGACATGATACCTAGACAACGTCTCTGGATTGATAATCTCTTGAACTTTTCTATTTATAGCCTACCAATAACTGACCACCGAACAGGACAAAGGCTGCGGATAGTAAAACGAATAACCAATAAGCAGTTCCGGACAGATTTAATTGACTGGGGAGGTAAAGTGTCAGAGAGTTTAGGGTTggattgaaattttcataaatccTGAGCGCCGATGTGGCACGATTTTCTTTACAACCGACTCTATTTGAATAAAGCTTAggtttatataagtataagtaactaaaatctgaaaaaatcaaaattttcaggATATTCCAGATACTTtgtaaaaacttaatttacaaCACGACCTCTTATCCTGAGGAACTCCACCACTGTGCGACTAATTAATGTAATGAGTTGTCGTgcaaattatctttatttagtATTTCATGTATCCGTATTATGTATACATCCCTCCTTGTAATAGTAATAGTAAGTTTTAATTGCATTCTTTGATTAATGAGCCGTCAATGGCGATAACCGCAGCGACTTCATTCAGTTGCTATACGAACTTTGCCATGCACAAGCAGGTTCCCTTCGTGGTGCGTTTTCACTCGAGATTGTTTCAAATCATCGGTTGCTGCGATGTTTCGTGGCAGACACAGCCGCGAGAGAAGAGACTTGCCGAACAACGCTTAGTGGCCTGGACCGTTCTAGTTTTGCTAATATATTCTTTCGTCTTCATAAATACCTTTGTACATCCGTCGGCTTTCCTCTTCACCAGTGAAAGTTTTGGTTACTTCGTAGATGCGCTAAAAGTTTGCTTAGCTTACGTTACGGTGGCCATCATCTATACGGAGACGGTGTTGCGTCGGCATGCCTTACAGCACTTCTGGCAGAGATATGCGTTGCTAAATCCAGCATCAAATCAACAAGTTGAACCAATGAAAATTGATTGGCGCTCACAGTTGAGAGCATATCATCGATTTCTCTACGTCTTCTACGGTATAACAGTGTTTGATTTGATTTTAGAGATTATATATTACGTTATGCGTGCGAAGGACGATCATATGCTACAGTTTTTGCTTATGTTCACAccctatacatatatgatacatTTGCGGAATATGCAAATCATATTCCATATTGTGATTATAAATCATGAACTGGTGAAATTGCGCCACGACATTGGCCTGCTGGCGGAGTATACCCGATTTACACGTAACACAATGCCTTTCGTGGGTTTCGAAGATTTCGTACGTCAAAAGCTAGCTGAGAAGCAGCTGATATATCAACGTATCTATGAAATGTGCGACTACTTTCAACAGGCCCTTGGCATTTCAACCATTGCTGTCCTTCTCATGACGTACGTCCGTTTAGTCGTCGACGCATACTTCACGCTGTACTCGTTTCACACGAAAACCCAGCCTGAGTATATAGGTAATGTAATGAAAAGTTACTTATTTAAAATCTGACAATCTTGTATTTATTCGATAAGTGGAGGTCTAATTAGATTTACAGATTCGTCTAATATAAAGTTAGACAGCGACCTTTTTAAGTTTTGAACCCATAATTGCCTCCACATGCCATAAATTTGTGTGTACATAAATGGGGTTTTATGTCGTAATGAAGTAATTGTGAAAATATTGACTATACTGtggggttttccaataagagtgatacgATTTCTTAAAAATCACGTGAATcactacgcgcattgaaggctattccggaaatttattttaacaactaTTTCGAGGATTAGAAAAAACATTGGCAGAAGTGTATTGGAACCaagagggattactttgagcgAGACGACATAGCTTTCGAAGAATAAATTaggcattttaaaattatgaacaaagtcttactattttttgctcatagtggtAACATTATTCAAATGGCCGCCAcaacttcttttgcaggaacaaATTAGATGAACCcgattttcgagtacttttttcaCTAAATCAAATCGTGTGTGATGAATAGTACGCtaaatattgacttctaaagcttgaagggagtctggtttattgctaaaggacAGTGACttcatattttcacaaaatttggcatgggttagtGTCAAAGGCAACGGTATAATCTTCGAAGAAGTTCTTTAggtcggattactatagcatatagcttccatacaaactgattggtaTCCCAATCATTACTCAAACtagtcaaaaaaaaatcttctgtTACtaatagatatatttatttattcatttcttATCAATCGTATCAACTGCATCAATCTGTTGTGAGAAATGTCCTTACACTAATTTACAATGCCTTATCACTCATTGACATGCTTCGGTGGATTCACGACACTTTCCAATTTACCACCACACAGCTCACAGTTGAGTTGAAAGCTTCGCAATGGCTATACAAGTGCCCTCCGTTGTGCGTCTACATATACGTTTCTTTCAGTTAATCGGTTGTTTCGACGCCTCTCTGCACGGGCACGCGAAAGTACAAAGAGTCACTGAGCAGCGGCTGGTCACTTTGACAGTACTTCTCTTGCTCTTATTTTTCGTAACGACGGTGAACACCCTTCTCAGACCCGCTGAATTTCTCTACACCGCCAATCGTTTCGGC
The DNA window shown above is from Bactrocera tryoni isolate S06 chromosome 4, CSIRO_BtryS06_freeze2, whole genome shotgun sequence and carries:
- the LOC120775185 gene encoding gustatory receptor 8a-like; translated protein: MKQRKTTSTSLQQPVRLNTFTLLLLRLGQLFGQCAVPLRRRCDLATVNQRPQPVSVCQQRFLLLWHCLHLIVFFLVYLWTSVNHDSILYNTDSFGKFNDLLKLIGIIISHFVILTETILCRRQMQQFLLVYTQLHYKWHGSAGGRAEFGLYRIFFCRSSIFILTVIIVDVAYIREIVRNHLRIKFFTPFIPSGLICNLRTVQITFFMEILRIEVEHLNRNVERLVLFSEHNVRVKFQKRDQFVRKICAELQAFMECYQDIYEMSTLLKKAVGRSMTCNYIKDYVMILSECYWSYWMVYNGENITEYLLIIPSAASISLLLITSRNCMRSTNFLAHNIHKIRHDIEDFNISTRLQSFALQMLHQQIIIDGFGFFVLNCDMARDILGSIATYMIFFIQFMPKFKSF
- the LOC120773633 gene encoding gustatory receptor 8a-like produces the protein MHKQVPFVVRFHSRLFQIIGCCDVSWQTQPREKRLAEQRLVAWTVLVLLIYSFVFINTFVHPSAFLFTSESFGYFVDALKVCLAYVTVAIIYTETVLRRHALQHFWQRYALLNPASNQQVEPMKIDWRSQLRAYHRFLYVFYGITVFDLILEIIYYVMRAKDDHMLQFLLMFTPYTYMIHLRNMQIIFHIVIINHELVKLRHDIGLLAEYTRFTRNTMPFVGFEDFVRQKLAEKQLIYQRIYEMCDYFQQALGISTIAVLLMTYVRLVVDAYFTLYSFHTKTQPEYIENLLLLPAYLEIPALLLTSQKCMNEVKFIAFELHNIRSSVDNSLISIQIQNFSLQILHQKIRIDGLGISALDGKMLVSIVGSITTYMVFFIQFMPKFKNL